From the genome of Triticum aestivum cultivar Chinese Spring chromosome 3B, IWGSC CS RefSeq v2.1, whole genome shotgun sequence, one region includes:
- the LOC123068099 gene encoding uncharacterized protein has translation MKDTGLPKKGPKAPGDNGKGPSRQSDGNDQEAKMTLGPSDCYENHGNGHDGGPDNEQNDDDSSPGPSVVSKITASFMLGLTIAKRCVQPLINHPFVPLFGPRLGEVPQLASGGETSCVGLVDEHPPIPLLGAGLGEVPELIRGSETGLVENLVERCRVNLISKPVPPKPVRASDLEGQPLLEIFTVHTNLCMVNTIGIYDDRGGVLIYKHKTGEKERFIKKRNCWLSKHIGRDPYDFIVKLILTDPSRVLSAHAEGWLIEADVPPESSLQPRTSATKETPGGVFKMYLDLDEDFLDEPKTTIIFPREGFVHLTYVVFSNAVRSSVKFILHARPQENLQFLSNSKVQGELTLQVENFPIGCTIFIKQVEDDAVHFTPCEGLRDNCLAFKLPLTRRVLALPVGSLVTVKGTLMVGSDMEMVVDQSISLKGSTAKAEWSVGQFFEATICITSSSYYHYY, from the exons ATGAAGGACACTGGACTTCCTAAAAAAGGACCCAAGGCACCTGGTGATAATGGCAAAGGACCATCTAGGCAGTCTGATGGTAATGACCAAGAAGCAAAGATGACACTTGGACCATCTGATTGTTATGAAAACCACGGGAATGGTCATGATGGTGGACCAGACAACGAGCAGAATGATGATGACAGCAGCCCCGGACCAAGTGTCGTTAGCAAAATAACTGCTAGTTTCATGTTAGGGTTGACCATCGCCAAGAGATGCGTGCAACCTTTGATCAATCATCCTTTTGTTCCTCTTTTTGGACCTCGTTTGGGTGAGGTACCACAACTGGCCAGTGGGGGTGAAACTAGTTGCGTTGGTTTGGTCGACGAACATCCTCCGATTCCTTTACTTGGAGCTGGTTTGGGCGAGGTGCCAGAACTGATCAGAGGGAGCGAAACTGGTTTGGTTGAGAATTTGGTTGAGCGATGTCGAGTTAATTTGATCAGCAAACCTGTCCCCCCAAAACCAGTTCGGGCGTCGGATTTGGAAGGCCAGCCCCTCCTTGAAATTTTCACTGTTCACACCAACTTATGCATGGTCAACACCATTGGAATATATGATGATCGGGGTGGTGTTCTTATCTACAAGCACAAGACCGGAGAAAAGGAGAGATTTATTAAGAAAAGAAATTGTTGGCTGTCAAAGCATATAGGAAGAGACCCGTATGATTTTATA GTTAAACTTATTCTCACTGACCCGAGCCGTGTCCTGTCTGCTCATGCGGAGGGCTGGCTCATTGAAGCGGATGTGCCCCCTGAATCCTCTTTGCAGCCTAGAACATCTGCAACTAAGGAAACACCTGGGGGAGTATTCAAAATGTATTTAGATTTGGATGAGGACTTCCTTGATGAACCAAAGACTACTATCATTTTCCCCAGAGAGGGATTTGTTCATCTCACCTATGTGGTTTTCAGTAATGCAGTCCGGTCTTCAGTTAAATTCATACTCCATGCTCGTCCCCAAGAAAATCTCCAGTTTCTTTCTAACAGTAAAGTGCAGGGTGAGCTGACACTACAGGTAGAAAATTTTCCCATCGGATGCACTATTTTCATAAAGCAAGTCGAGGATGATGCCGTGCATTTCACACCATGCGAGGGCTTGAGAGACAATTGTCTAGCATTCAAGCTCCCTTTAACTCGACGTGTTCTTGCCTTACCTGTTGGGTCTCTTGTGACTGTTAAGGGGACTTTGATGGTAGGGAGTGATATGGAAATGGTCGTAGACCAGTCTATCTCGCTCAAAGGTAGTACTGCCAAGGCTGAATGGTCGGTGGGTCAGTTTTTCGAAGCTACTATATGCATCACGTCAAGTTCTTACTACCACTACTACTAG